From the Synechococcus sp. HK01-R genome, one window contains:
- a CDS encoding phosphotransferase enzyme family protein yields the protein MAEGALHHESSLQQIAGQFHPPERIAGIQSLGSGNVNDTFLVRLDGEGDPPAFVMQRLNTTVFARPELVMGNLLTLGRHVQRRLASPPPELAGRRWEVPRVLAARGEAGHWVEHDGQFWRSITYIGAATTTDVIRDASHAREIGYGLGMFHHLISDLPAGELADTLEGFHVTPAYLSRYDAVLSCCSVDGASEPRLQQALEHVERRRVGVDVLEAACARGELQRRPIHGDPKINNVMIDESNGQAVGLIDLDTVKPGLIHYDIGDCLRSCCNAAGEETLDLASVRFDLSLCRSILDGYLAIGRSFLTDADLRYLPDCIRLIPFELGLRFLTDHLEGDIYFRTERPEHNLDRALVQFALTESIESQWDAISDLVQASISACPVRS from the coding sequence ATGGCTGAAGGGGCTCTTCATCACGAATCGTCCCTGCAGCAAATCGCCGGGCAGTTTCACCCACCTGAGCGGATCGCTGGGATTCAGTCGCTTGGCAGCGGCAATGTCAATGACACGTTTCTGGTTCGGCTGGATGGAGAGGGTGATCCTCCGGCTTTCGTGATGCAGCGCTTGAACACGACTGTGTTTGCCAGGCCGGAACTGGTGATGGGCAACTTGCTCACCCTGGGTCGTCATGTGCAGCGCCGTTTGGCGTCCCCACCACCCGAACTCGCAGGTCGGCGCTGGGAGGTGCCCCGCGTGCTCGCCGCCCGCGGGGAGGCGGGCCATTGGGTGGAACACGATGGCCAGTTCTGGCGATCGATCACCTACATCGGAGCTGCGACCACCACGGATGTGATCCGTGATGCCAGCCATGCCCGTGAGATCGGCTACGGCCTGGGGATGTTCCACCACCTGATTAGTGACCTACCAGCGGGGGAGCTGGCCGACACCCTCGAAGGGTTCCATGTTACGCCAGCGTACCTGTCTCGTTACGATGCCGTGCTGTCTTGCTGCTCGGTCGATGGAGCGTCCGAGCCCAGGTTGCAGCAGGCTCTCGAGCATGTGGAGCGCAGGCGTGTGGGGGTGGATGTGTTGGAGGCTGCCTGTGCTCGAGGCGAGCTTCAACGTCGTCCCATCCACGGTGATCCGAAGATCAACAACGTCATGATCGATGAGAGCAATGGCCAGGCCGTTGGCTTGATCGACCTCGATACGGTCAAGCCTGGCCTGATCCATTACGACATTGGTGACTGTCTGCGCTCCTGTTGCAATGCCGCCGGAGAGGAAACCCTCGACCTCGCCTCCGTGCGCTTTGATCTCTCGCTGTGTCGTTCCATCCTCGATGGCTATCTCGCCATTGGTCGCTCTTTTTTGACGGATGCCGATCTGCGTTATCTCCCCGATTGCATCCGCCTGATTCCCTTCGAGCTGGGTCTCCGCTTCCTGACGGATCATCTCGAGGGCGACATTTATTTCCGTACGGAGCGGCCTGAGCACAACCTCGACCGCGCGCTTGTGCAGTTCGCCCTCACCGAGTCGATCGAAAGCCAGTGGGACGCGATTTCAGATCTAGTCCAGGCATCGATCAGCGCCTGTCCTGTCCGCTCCTGA
- a CDS encoding DOMON-like domain-containing protein, translating into MARHSVMVRQVCSLHPFASELSPTLSIRVEFVWRESGQLELSFGLRPLLPSGDLEELLLPPLQPTPQRRDDLWQHTCFEAFLGLPGSPCYWELNVSPSGDWNLYAFDAYRVRREPVDVPLAVEQPPSLTLQRGLRDLRGDIQLPLHPWWPPGVQPELGLAMVVEERDGRLSTWALRHPAEQADFHDRRAFLSF; encoded by the coding sequence ATGGCCCGCCATTCCGTGATGGTGCGTCAGGTCTGCTCTTTGCATCCCTTTGCATCAGAACTGAGTCCGACCCTCTCCATCCGTGTCGAGTTTGTCTGGAGAGAGTCCGGCCAGCTTGAGCTCAGCTTTGGTCTTCGCCCGTTGCTGCCCAGTGGCGATCTGGAGGAGCTCTTGTTACCCCCGCTCCAACCGACCCCTCAACGTCGGGATGATCTCTGGCAGCACACTTGTTTTGAGGCCTTTCTCGGTTTACCCGGAAGCCCTTGCTACTGGGAGCTCAATGTCTCCCCCTCCGGCGACTGGAACCTTTATGCCTTTGACGCCTACCGGGTGCGACGGGAACCTGTTGATGTGCCGTTGGCTGTCGAACAACCACCCTCGCTCACCCTCCAGCGCGGCCTCCGCGATCTTCGCGGCGATATCCAGCTTCCCCTGCACCCCTGGTGGCCTCCAGGAGTGCAGCCCGAGCTCGGTCTTGCCATGGTGGTGGAGGAACGGGATGGTCGCTTGAGCACCTGGGCCCTTCGCCATCCAGCGGAGCAGGCTGATTTCCACGACCGTCGCGCCTTTCTGTCGTTCTGA
- a CDS encoding transglycosylase SLT domain-containing protein has product MARARSRRWCWTLLAALLIPAVIVSQRSGGGGSQASRVAPASLPVLPTHPALPRSADGRHYPLIPQDPSALATLLEALEAAIRAPATPDSALPRLAHQQQVIYRVLSRDPARARQVRQALSPSWHWLFDQHVAARREFLAMHRGPAGSTLPAWRIQAPAPAERLLEAYRSASAKTGIPWEVLAAVNLVETGMGRIDGVSVANAQGPMQFLPSTWAEPGIGRGGNIRDPWDAIHAAARYLVRRGGLSDIRRGLWGYNNSHHYGEAVLRYAAVLKADPAAYRGLYHWEIHYASAAGDLWLPVGYAQAKPIHVRDYLRRQPFSSPPTTLRPTENNPARGQGTDASGR; this is encoded by the coding sequence ATGGCCCGTGCCCGTTCACGTCGTTGGTGCTGGACTCTGCTGGCGGCGCTGCTGATACCGGCGGTCATCGTCAGTCAGCGCAGCGGAGGGGGGGGATCCCAGGCCTCAAGGGTCGCGCCTGCCTCCCTGCCGGTGCTTCCCACCCACCCCGCTCTTCCCCGCAGTGCGGACGGTCGCCACTATCCCTTGATCCCGCAGGATCCCAGCGCGCTGGCGACGTTGCTGGAGGCTCTTGAGGCTGCGATCCGGGCGCCGGCGACACCGGATTCAGCCCTGCCGCGACTCGCCCATCAGCAGCAGGTGATCTATCGGGTGCTCTCCCGCGATCCCGCAAGGGCTCGACAGGTCCGCCAAGCCCTGTCGCCCTCCTGGCATTGGTTGTTTGATCAGCACGTCGCGGCCCGCCGGGAATTTCTGGCCATGCACCGGGGGCCGGCTGGTTCGACGCTGCCCGCATGGCGCATTCAGGCACCGGCCCCGGCTGAGCGCCTGCTCGAGGCGTACCGCAGTGCTTCGGCCAAGACCGGGATTCCCTGGGAGGTTCTAGCGGCGGTGAATCTGGTCGAAACCGGTATGGGTCGGATCGATGGGGTGTCGGTCGCCAATGCCCAGGGACCTATGCAGTTTTTGCCCAGCACGTGGGCGGAGCCAGGCATCGGTCGTGGCGGCAACATTCGTGATCCCTGGGATGCGATCCATGCCGCTGCTCGCTACCTCGTGCGTCGGGGGGGACTCAGCGATATCCGCCGCGGGCTCTGGGGGTACAACAACAGCCATCACTACGGAGAGGCCGTTCTGCGCTACGCCGCGGTTTTGAAGGCTGATCCGGCTGCCTACCGGGGCCTGTACCACTGGGAGATTCACTACGCCTCGGCTGCAGGGGATCTCTGGTTGCCCGTGGGCTATGCCCAGGCAAAACCGATTCATGTTCGGGACTATTTGCGTCGCCAGCCCTTCAGCAGCCCACCAACTACGCTGCGACCAACTGAGAACAATCCTGCGCGTGGCCAAGGAACTGACGCATCGGGGCGATGA
- a CDS encoding O-acetylhomoserine aminocarboxypropyltransferase/cysteine synthase family protein, protein MASHRFETLQLHAGQAPDPATNARAVPIYQTSSYVFNDAEHGANLFGLKEFGNIYTRLMNPTTDVFEKRVAALEGGVAALATASGQSAQFLAITNCMQAGDNFVSTSFLYGGTYNQFKVQFPRLGIQVKFAEGDDVASFAAQIDANTKAIYVEAMGNPRFNIPDFAGLSALAKERGIPLIVDNTLGACGALLRPIEHGADVVVESATKWIGGHGTSLGGVIVDAGSFDWGNGRFPLMSEPSAAYHGLVHWDAFGFGSEICKMLGVPADRNIAFALRARLEGLRDWGPAVSPFNSFLLLQGLETLSLRVERHAENAMALASWLQDHPRVASVSYPGLVGDPYHARAKQYLTGRGMGCMLMFSLKGGFDDAVRFINGLQLASHLANVGDAKTLVIHPASTTHQQLSEEEQASAGVTPTMVRVSVGLEHIDDIKADFDQALALLS, encoded by the coding sequence TTGGCTTCGCATCGCTTCGAGACCCTGCAGCTGCATGCCGGACAGGCTCCTGATCCGGCGACCAATGCCCGGGCGGTGCCGATTTACCAGACCAGCTCCTACGTGTTCAATGACGCTGAGCACGGTGCCAACCTGTTTGGCCTGAAGGAGTTCGGAAACATTTACACCCGTCTGATGAATCCGACGACGGATGTCTTTGAGAAGCGTGTGGCTGCCCTCGAGGGAGGTGTGGCTGCCCTTGCTACAGCGTCTGGTCAGTCCGCTCAGTTCCTGGCGATCACCAACTGCATGCAGGCTGGTGACAATTTTGTCTCCACCTCGTTCCTCTACGGCGGCACCTACAACCAGTTCAAGGTGCAGTTCCCTCGCCTCGGCATTCAGGTCAAATTCGCTGAGGGTGACGACGTCGCCAGTTTTGCCGCCCAGATCGATGCCAACACCAAGGCGATCTATGTGGAGGCGATGGGGAATCCCCGCTTCAACATTCCTGATTTCGCCGGCTTGTCTGCCCTGGCTAAGGAGCGTGGCATTCCTCTGATTGTTGACAACACCCTGGGTGCCTGTGGAGCGTTGCTACGACCGATTGAACACGGTGCCGATGTGGTCGTGGAAAGCGCCACCAAGTGGATCGGTGGCCATGGCACCAGCCTCGGTGGTGTGATCGTGGATGCCGGCAGCTTTGACTGGGGCAACGGCCGTTTCCCGCTCATGAGTGAGCCCAGTGCCGCTTATCACGGACTGGTCCACTGGGATGCCTTCGGCTTCGGTAGCGAGATCTGCAAAATGCTGGGTGTTCCCGCTGACCGCAACATCGCCTTTGCCCTGCGGGCAAGGCTTGAAGGGTTGCGTGACTGGGGCCCGGCGGTGAGCCCCTTCAACAGCTTCTTGCTGTTACAGGGGCTCGAGACCTTGAGCCTGCGTGTTGAGCGTCATGCGGAGAATGCGATGGCCCTGGCGTCCTGGTTGCAGGACCATCCCCGGGTGGCATCCGTCAGCTATCCCGGACTGGTCGGCGATCCCTATCACGCCAGAGCGAAGCAGTACCTCACCGGCCGGGGGATGGGCTGCATGCTGATGTTCTCCCTGAAGGGTGGGTTTGATGATGCGGTTCGCTTCATCAATGGTCTTCAGCTCGCTAGCCATCTCGCCAATGTCGGTGATGCCAAAACCCTTGTCATCCATCCAGCTTCCACCACCCACCAGCAGCTTTCGGAGGAGGAGCAGGCCTCCGCAGGCGTGACCCCCACGATGGTTCGCGTTTCGGTGGGATTGGAGCACATCGATGACATCAAGGCCGATTTCGATCAGGCCCTGGCATTGCTTTCCTGA
- a CDS encoding homoserine O-succinyltransferase: protein MALILPRSYHKIAAVERNGISWIEPELAERQDIRPLRIGILNIMPLGKQYEFNLLHPLGLSPLQIEPIWIRLTSHSYKTWDHHHLDQLYVSWEEATAQAPLDGLIITGAPVEHLPFEQVTYWPELVDLIEEARRSCASTLGLCWAGFALAYLAGVDKMPFEKKLFGVYPMRSLVPGHALMGTQDDRFFCPQSRHAGLADSAMEAAQRQGRLRLLAHGEDVGYTIFETTDQRQLMHLGHPEYNTSRILGEMERDRARGDVPPPENFDADHPQTLWRSHRNLLFQQWVWFCYQRVSLAG, encoded by the coding sequence ATGGCACTGATTCTTCCGCGCAGCTATCACAAGATCGCCGCGGTCGAACGCAACGGCATTTCCTGGATCGAGCCCGAGCTTGCCGAGCGTCAGGACATCCGGCCCCTGAGGATCGGCATTCTCAACATCATGCCCCTGGGAAAGCAGTACGAATTCAACCTGCTCCATCCCCTCGGGCTATCCCCTCTGCAGATCGAACCGATCTGGATCCGACTCACCAGTCATTCCTATAAAACCTGGGACCATCACCACCTCGATCAGCTCTACGTGAGCTGGGAGGAGGCCACCGCTCAGGCGCCCCTCGATGGCCTGATCATCACCGGTGCTCCAGTGGAGCATCTTCCTTTCGAGCAGGTCACCTATTGGCCAGAACTTGTGGATCTGATCGAGGAAGCCCGACGCAGTTGCGCCAGCACCCTTGGGCTTTGTTGGGCCGGATTTGCCTTGGCGTATCTGGCTGGAGTCGACAAGATGCCGTTTGAAAAGAAGCTGTTTGGGGTGTATCCCATGCGCAGCCTGGTGCCGGGCCATGCCCTGATGGGAACCCAGGATGATCGCTTCTTCTGCCCCCAGAGTCGCCATGCCGGACTGGCGGATTCGGCGATGGAGGCCGCTCAGCGTCAGGGAAGGCTGCGCTTGCTCGCCCATGGCGAAGACGTCGGCTACACCATCTTCGAGACCACCGATCAGCGTCAGCTGATGCACTTGGGGCATCCCGAATACAACACGTCCAGGATCCTGGGGGAGATGGAGAGAGACCGGGCTCGCGGTGATGTGCCGCCTCCCGAGAACTTTGATGCTGATCACCCCCAGACCCTCTGGCGCTCCCATCGCAATCTGCTGTTTCAGCAGTGGGTCTGGTTCTGTTATCAGCGCGTCAGTCTGGCGGGCTGA
- a CDS encoding bifunctional aminoglycoside phosphotransferase/ATP-binding protein codes for MLADSPDAQTPDGQPPLIKALLRPEAYPHPVESVQLVETHISWVLLTGLWAYKIKKPIDLGFVQAATFEQRLHYCREELRLNQRLAPDLYAAVDSVVGPAESARILACDPDQARRNQQDLLEATVRMHQFPSRSLLSNCLNEPLPDSCFEELADSLAQFHHQAARAAPTGPLGTASAVIEPVQANLLVLDQRTPKGPIHAALARHRTWTEQESERLSPRFQQRLEAGAIRECHGDLHCGNIHRRADGKLEVFDAIDFNPGLRWIDPISEIAFLVMDLQVQQQSGAGAILLNRWLECSGDYRAMDLWRWYVAYRAMVRAKVTAVRQGQQPNATLMGRVSDYIERATQMEQPAKGGLVLMHGLSGSGKSTLSRFLVGALPALRVRSDLERARAFGRLPLQVGWRTDPDPYSAEVTAWLFEQRLPELVESLLSSGFDVIVDATFLRRREREWMRLLAKRMDRAMVILHCQCSDATASTRIQQRQALGRDPSEADCSVRERQKQWIEPLDSQEQAQSVVFREGDRPSNLLPVLRSKLLGEPVAGDASE; via the coding sequence ATGCTGGCTGACTCCCCCGATGCGCAAACCCCAGATGGGCAGCCGCCTCTGATCAAGGCCCTGTTGCGTCCAGAGGCCTACCCCCATCCGGTGGAATCAGTGCAGCTGGTGGAGACCCATATCTCCTGGGTGCTGCTGACTGGCCTGTGGGCCTACAAAATCAAAAAGCCGATCGATCTCGGCTTTGTGCAGGCCGCCACCTTTGAGCAACGCCTGCATTACTGCCGAGAGGAGCTACGCCTGAATCAGCGGCTGGCCCCAGATCTTTACGCCGCCGTGGACTCCGTGGTCGGCCCAGCGGAGTCGGCCCGGATCCTTGCCTGCGACCCCGACCAAGCACGACGGAACCAACAAGATCTGCTGGAAGCGACGGTGCGCATGCACCAATTCCCCTCCAGATCTCTGCTGAGCAACTGCCTCAACGAACCATTACCGGACAGCTGCTTCGAGGAACTGGCCGACAGCCTCGCCCAGTTCCACCATCAGGCAGCCCGTGCGGCCCCGACAGGCCCTCTCGGCACCGCTTCAGCAGTGATTGAACCAGTCCAGGCCAATCTGCTGGTGCTGGATCAACGAACACCCAAGGGGCCGATCCACGCCGCCCTCGCCAGGCACCGCACCTGGACTGAGCAGGAGAGCGAACGACTCTCCCCACGCTTCCAACAACGGCTCGAAGCGGGAGCCATCCGTGAGTGCCATGGCGATCTGCATTGCGGCAATATCCACCGCCGAGCCGACGGCAAGCTCGAGGTCTTTGACGCCATAGACTTCAACCCAGGGCTGCGATGGATCGACCCAATCAGTGAGATCGCTTTTCTGGTGATGGATCTCCAGGTGCAGCAGCAATCGGGAGCCGGCGCCATCCTCCTCAACCGCTGGCTGGAGTGCAGTGGTGACTACAGAGCCATGGACCTCTGGCGCTGGTATGTCGCCTACCGGGCCATGGTGCGGGCGAAGGTCACTGCCGTGCGCCAGGGCCAACAACCCAATGCAACGTTGATGGGAAGAGTGAGCGACTACATCGAGCGGGCTACCCAGATGGAACAACCAGCGAAGGGAGGGCTGGTGTTGATGCATGGGCTGAGCGGCAGTGGCAAATCCACCCTCAGCCGCTTCCTGGTGGGAGCGCTGCCGGCCCTGCGGGTTCGCTCGGATCTCGAACGCGCCAGGGCCTTCGGGCGACTGCCGTTGCAGGTCGGCTGGCGCACGGATCCTGACCCCTACAGCGCTGAGGTCACAGCATGGCTGTTCGAGCAAAGGCTCCCAGAGCTGGTGGAGTCCCTACTGAGCAGTGGTTTTGATGTGATCGTGGATGCCACCTTCCTGCGACGCAGGGAGAGGGAGTGGATGCGCCTTTTGGCGAAACGGATGGACCGCGCCATGGTGATCCTGCACTGCCAATGCAGTGATGCCACGGCGTCGACCCGGATCCAACAGCGCCAGGCCCTTGGTCGCGACCCATCCGAGGCCGATTGCTCTGTCCGTGAGCGACAGAAACAGTGGATCGAGCCTCTGGATTCACAGGAACAGGCGCAGAGTGTTGTCTTCCGAGAGGGGGATCGGCCATCCAATCTGCTGCCGGTGCTCAGATCCAAGCTCCTTGGAGAGCCTGTTGCAGGCGATGCATCTGAGTAA
- a CDS encoding alpha-ketoglutarate-dependent dioxygenase AlkB, with product MMLEPWHLHRRWMEAEACRHWMGRLQEQLLWEQPVVQVYGRRHPVPRLTVFLADQQVSYRYSGVLHRGGGWPDWFQPLLEKVNAACGTAFNGCLLNLYRHGDDRMGWHADDEPEIDGAHPIASLSFGASRTFQFRHRLSKERRDLELADGDLLVMAPGCQQQWLHAVPVRRRLQEVRINLTFRVFRTTAAATTREGR from the coding sequence ATGATGCTCGAGCCTTGGCATCTGCACCGCCGTTGGATGGAGGCAGAGGCCTGCAGGCACTGGATGGGTCGATTACAAGAGCAGTTGCTCTGGGAGCAGCCTGTGGTTCAGGTGTATGGACGCCGCCATCCCGTGCCCCGGCTGACGGTGTTCCTGGCAGACCAGCAGGTCTCCTATCGCTACAGCGGAGTTCTCCATCGCGGTGGGGGCTGGCCCGATTGGTTTCAACCTTTGCTGGAGAAGGTCAATGCTGCCTGCGGCACTGCCTTTAACGGCTGTCTGCTCAATCTGTATCGCCATGGTGATGACCGCATGGGCTGGCACGCCGATGATGAGCCTGAGATCGATGGCGCCCATCCGATCGCATCGCTCTCCTTCGGGGCATCCCGGACGTTTCAGTTTCGCCATCGCCTCTCCAAGGAGCGCCGTGACCTCGAACTTGCTGATGGCGATCTGCTGGTGATGGCCCCTGGCTGTCAGCAGCAGTGGTTGCATGCTGTGCCGGTGCGGCGGCGGTTGCAGGAGGTTCGGATCAATCTCACCTTCAGGGTGTTCCGAACCACTGCAGCAGCCACCACCAGAGAGGGACGCTGA
- a CDS encoding AEC family transporter produces the protein MLRLFAELVPTLGLGYLIGRRRPSWTRPLALPLVRFGVPISLMGLLLRSGLNWAVLGYAAIAVFGILLMLTITQQQRCQALGLGTPTLQLGSCVGNTAYFGIPVALALLPEEALPVSIGYDFGATLLAWGLGPLWLARTQGQEQAGTLISLLRHISESPASRGLLGALMVQLTPWRADIAALLWFPSRVVIVLALAVVGMRLGAIEPKGEATASRAGLGASLIAKLAFYPLLMLLVTRLLPLASSSRDALVLQAAAPTAISVLLMAEAVQREHDTAALLVLRSTLLALISVPLWWWLLQWFGTP, from the coding sequence ATGCTTCGCCTCTTCGCCGAACTCGTACCCACGCTGGGGCTCGGCTATCTGATCGGCCGTCGGCGCCCGAGCTGGACAAGGCCCCTTGCCTTGCCACTGGTGCGTTTCGGAGTGCCGATCAGTCTGATGGGACTCCTGCTTCGCAGCGGACTGAACTGGGCTGTGCTCGGCTACGCCGCGATCGCCGTCTTCGGCATCCTGCTGATGCTCACCATCACGCAGCAGCAGCGCTGCCAGGCCCTGGGGCTCGGCACACCGACCCTGCAACTGGGCAGCTGCGTCGGCAACACCGCCTATTTCGGGATTCCCGTTGCCCTGGCCCTGCTTCCGGAGGAAGCTCTTCCAGTGAGCATCGGCTACGACTTCGGTGCCACCTTGCTGGCGTGGGGACTGGGTCCCCTCTGGCTGGCGAGGACGCAGGGGCAGGAACAGGCTGGAACCCTGATCTCATTGTTACGCCACATCAGTGAAAGCCCTGCCAGTCGTGGGCTGCTGGGCGCTCTGATGGTTCAGCTAACCCCCTGGCGAGCGGACATCGCCGCGCTGCTGTGGTTTCCCTCCAGGGTGGTGATTGTGCTGGCCCTTGCCGTGGTGGGCATGCGCCTAGGAGCGATCGAACCGAAGGGCGAGGCGACCGCCTCCAGAGCAGGTCTCGGCGCCTCGCTGATCGCCAAATTGGCGTTCTATCCCCTGCTGATGCTTCTGGTCACACGCCTGTTGCCCTTGGCCAGCAGCAGTCGGGATGCGCTGGTGTTGCAGGCAGCTGCCCCCACGGCAATCTCCGTGCTGCTGATGGCGGAGGCCGTGCAGCGTGAACACGACACCGCAGCCTTGCTGGTGCTGCGCAGCACTCTGCTGGCGCTGATCAGCGTCCCTCTCTGGTGGTGGCTGCTGCAGTGGTTCGGAACACCCTGA